From Microbacterium sp. CGR2:
AGCCGCCTTCCGGACCGAGGTCGATCACCCAGTCAGCCGACTTGATGACGTCGAGATTGTGCTCGATCACGATGACCGTGTTGCCCTTGTCGACCAGTCCGTTGAGGACTTCGAGGAGCTTGCGGACATCTTCGAAGTGCAGCCCGGTGGTCGGCTCGTCGAGCACGTAGATGCTGCGACCGTTGCTGCGACGCTGGAGCTCGGTGGCGAGCTTGACGCGTTGTGCCTCGCCGCCGGAGAGCGTCGTGGCCGACTGCCCGAGGCGCACGTATCCGAGGCCGACGTCGACGAGGGTCTTCATGTACCGGTGGATGGCCTGGATGGGTTCGAAGAACTCGGCGGCCTCTTCGATCGGCATCTCCAGGACCTCGGCGATGTTCTTGCCCTTGTAGTGGACGGCCAGCGTGTCGCGGTTGTAGCGCTTGCCGTGGCACACCTCGCAGTCGACGTACACGTCGGGCAGGAAGTTCATCTCGATCTTGATGGTGCCGTCGCCGGAACAGGCCTCGCAGCGCCCGCCCTTGACGTTGAAGCTGAATCGCCCGGGGAGATACCCGCGCACCTTCGCCTCTGGCGTCTCGCTGAAGAGGTTGCGAATGCGGTCGAAGACCCCGGTGTAGGTCGCCGGGTTCGAGCGCGGGGTGCGACCGATCGGTGCCTGGTCGACGTGCACGACCTTGTCGAGGTTGTCGAGTCCGGTCACCCGGGTGTGCTTGCCCGGCACCGTGCGCGCTCCGTTGAGGCGCGAGGCGAGCACCTGATAGAGGATGTCGTTCACCAGTGACGACTTGCCGGAGCCGCTGACGCCTGTGACGGCCGTGAGCACTCCGAGCGGGAAGTCGGCGGTGACGTTGCGCAGGTTGTTGGCTCGAGCACCGACGACGCTCAGCATGCGCTTCTTGTCGATCTTGCGACGCTTTGTCGGCAGGGGAATCTCACGGCGACCGGAGAGGTACTCCCCCGTCATCGAGTCGCTGTCGTCGAGCAGCGCCGAGTATGGTCCGGAGTGCACCACCTTGCCACCGTTGACCCCGGCACCCGGGCCGATGTCGACGACCCAGTCGGCGGCCTCGATGGTCTCCTCATCGTGCTCGACGACGATGAGCGTGTTGCCGAGGTCGCGGAGCTTGATGAGCGTGTTGATGAGTCGGCGGTTGTCTCGCTGGTGAAGCCCGATCGAAGGCTCGTCGAGAACGTAGAGCACTCCGGTGAGACCTGAGCCGATCTGGGTGGCGAGACGGATGCGCTGTGCCTCGCCTCCGGAGAGCGAGCCGGCCGAGCGGCTGAGATTCAGATAGTTCAGCCCGACCTGCAGCAGGAAGTCGAGACGGACCCGGATCTCGCGCAGTACCTGCGCGGCGATCTGTGCTTCGCGGTCGGTGAGGCTCAGAGTCTCCATGAACTCTCGCGCGTCGGCGAGGCTGAGGTGGGAGACCTCGGCGATCGAGTGTCCATGCACCTGAACGGCCAGCACCTCGGGCTTGAGACGGTTGCCATCGCACACCGGGCACGGTACCTCGCGGAGGTACTCGCCCCACCGGCTGCGCTGCGTGTCGGACTCGGCCTGCAGGTACTGCCGCTCGATATAGGGAACGACGCCCTCGAAACCGGAGGCGTACCGCATCTCGCGCCCGTACCGGTTCTTCCACTTGACGGTGACCTTGTAGTTCTCCCCGCGCAGAATCGCATTCTGCACATCGGAGTGGAGCTTGCGCCACGGGGTGTCGAGCGAGAAGTCGAGGTCACGCGAAAGACCCTCGAGCAACCGCTCGTAGTACTGGAACAGTCCCTTGCCCTGAGTGGTCCAGGGGATGATGACGCCCTCACGGATGGACAGGTCTTCGTCGCCGAGCATGAGGTCGACGTCGACCGACATGCGCGTGCCGAGCCCCGAGCACGCAGGGCAGGCACCGAAGGGGGCGTTGAACGAGAAGGTGCGCGGCTCGATCTCCGTCAGAGTGAGCGCGTGCCCGTTCGGGCAGGCCAGCTTCTCGGAGAAGGTCTGCCAAGCATCGTCGCCCTCGCCGTCGACGAAGTTGACCTGGACCACTCCGCCCGCGAGACCCAGCGCGGTCTCGACAGAGTCGGTGACACGGCCGAGGATGTCGTCGGAGGCCACGAGGCGGTCGACAACCACGGCGATGTCGTGCTTGTAGCTCTTCTTGAGCGTGGGCGGCTCGGCGAGCTGGATCAAGTCACCGTCGACGATCGCACGCGAGTAGCCTTTCGCGCCGAGCTCGCGGAAGAGGTCGACGAACTCCCCCTTCTTCTGGGAGACGATCGGCGCGACGATCTGGTAGCGCGTGCGCTCGGGAAGTTCCATCAGCTGGTCAGCGATCTGCTGCACGGTCTGACGCTGGATCGGCTCGCCGCACTCGGGACAGTGCGGGATGCCGATGCGCGCCCACAGCAGACGCATGTAGTCGTAGATCTCGGTGATCGTGCCGACGGTCGACCGCGGGTTGCGGTTCGTGGACTTCTGGTCGATCGAGACGGCAGGGCTGAGGCCCTCGATGAAGTCGACGTCGGGGCGGTCTACCTGACCGAGGAACTGGCGCGCATAAGCGCTCAGCGACTCGACGTAGCGACGCTGCCCTTCAGCGAAGATCGTGTCGAACGCGAGGCTGGACTTACCGGAGCCGGAAAGGCCGGTGAACACGACGAGAGAGTCGCGGGGGATGTCGATGTCGACGTTCTTGAGATTGTGGACGCGGGCACCGCGAACACTGAGTTTTCCTAGGGTGGCAACGGGGACAATGGGCACCGGACAAGTCTACGAGGGGCCACCGACATCGGCTCCGTGCAGGCTGTGAGTACCCTCAGCGCGAGTTCGGCTGCCGCCCCGCGAAAGCTCCGAGACCATCGCGGAGCGCGGTGATCTCCGAGACGTCCATCCCCACGGCGGCCATGACCTGGCGGGGCACATCCACGGCGCGATCACGCAGCGCTGAGCCGGCGGCGGTCAGCGTGATGTCCAGACGGCGCTCGTCCTGGCTGCTCCGCTGCCGCGCGACGAGCCCTTCCGCCTCGAGCCGCTTGACGAGCGGCGACGCTGTGGCGGGTTCCATCGCGAGGTCCGCAGCCAGATCGTGCAGCGTGCGAGGAGCGCGCTCCCACAGCGCGAGCATCACCAGGTACTGAGGGTGCGTGAGTCCGAGCGGTTCCAGAATCGGTCGGTAGATCGCGACCACGTTGCGCGCTGCCGTCACTACCGCGAAGCAGAGCTGGTTCTCGAGTCGAAGCAGATCGTCGGAAGTCATCACGATCCGACTATATCCGCCCTAATCGTTAGTACACTAACGAACATGGCCAAAGACCCCGACCGCGCGCCGCTCCGCTCCCGCATCCGTGAAGCGGGAGGTCTGTACGCCTGGGTGAACACGAACCTCATCCGCTTCGCCGGCCCTGCGTCCGTCGGTCCCTATGAGAAGACGCCGCCGCCCAGCGCCGCGGAACGCGCGGAGCGAGCCTGTCCGCTGTGCGGAGCGGCGATGACGGCGCATGAGATCGACCGCAGCGGCCCCAAACCATTGATTCACTGCCCCTAGGACGCGGTGAAGCCACGCGGGGCCGCCGGCTCAGGTCTCGTCAGCCGCCGCGTGCGCTTCCCGAGCCGCATCGAGCCAGAGCATCAGGGCGTCGTCGTCTTCGAGCACCTCGGGCGACACATCGAGCCACCGCGTTCCCATCGTCTGCGTACCCATGGCGGCGGGTGCGACCCCGGGCTGAGTCACCAGTGCGGCGCCGCTCTCCTCGTCGACACGCACCAGGAGAACGCCACTGTTTCGCGCGCAGACGAGGATGCGACCGCGGTCGAGGAACGCCTTCGTGCCGAACATGCGCTTCTCCTCGATGTCACTTCCCACCGTGAGCAGCGCACGAACACGGTCGGCGAGTTCTTCGCCCGCGGCATCCATCTCCGGTTCCCCTATCGTCCGGGCGCGCTCACGCGTGACCGGCCCTTTCCATGGCTCGCAGTTCCTTCTTCATGTCTTGCACCTCGTCGCGCAATCGCCCGGCCAGCTCGAATTTGAGTTCTGCGGCCGCGGCGAGCATCTGGTTCGAGAGGTCTTGAATCGTGGCCTCGAGCTGCTGAGCCCCCTCTGCCGCGATGCCGGTGCGACGGAGATTCGGAGTCGGGGACTTGCCCTTTCCCGTCGCCCGCCCTCGGCCGGACAACATGTCGGCGGTGTCGGCGCCTTCTCGTGCCAGGATCTCGGTGATGTCGGCGATGCGCTTGCGCAGCGGCTGCGGGTCGATGCCGTGTTCCTTGTTGTACGCCACCTGCTTCTCACGTCGCCGATCGGTCTCTTCGATGGCCTTCGCCATGGAGTCGGTGACTCTGTCGGCGTACATGTGCACTTCGCCGGAGACATTTCGCGCAGCACGTCCGATGGTCTGGATGAGGGAGGTGCCCGATCGCAGGAACCCCTCTTTGTCAGCGTCGAGAATGGCGACGAGCGAGACCTCCGGGAGGTCGAGCCCCTCACGGAGCAGGTTGATGCCGACGAGCACGTCATACACGCCGGCTCTGAGCTCGGTGAGCAGTTCGACGCGGCGCAGCGTGTCGACGTCGGAGTGCAGATAACGGACACGGACACCGTGCTCGCCGAGGAAGTCGGTGAGCTCTTCGGCCATCTTCTTCGTCAGCGTCGTGACGAGCACGCGTTCGTCTTTCCCGACGCGCACGCGGATCTCCTCGAGCAGGTCATCGATCTGCCCCTTCGACGGCTTCACGACGATGTGCGGATCGACGAGCCCGGTCGGGCGGATGATCTGCTCCACGACGCCGTCGGCGATGCCCATCTCGTACTTGCCGGGAGTCGCCGACAGGTAGACGGTCTGCCCGACGCGGTTCTTGAACTCATCCCATCGAAGCGGGCGGTTGTCCATGGCACTGGGCAGACGGAAACCGTGATCGACGAGCGTGCGCTTTCGAGACGCGTCGCCCTCGTACATGGCGCCGATCTGCGGCACGGTCACGTGCGATTCGTCGATCACCATCAGGAAGTCGTCGGGGAAGAAGTCGAGAAGCGTGTGCGGAGGCTCGCCCGGCATACGACCGTCCATGTGACGGGAGTAGTTCTCGATCCCGGAGCAGAAACCCAGCTGCTGCAGCATCTCGAGGTCGAAGGTCGTGCGCATGCGCAGCCGCTGTGCCTCCAGCAGCTTCCCCTGACGCTCGAATTCGGCCAGCCGCTCCTCGAGCTCGTGCTCGATGGTGCCGATGGATCGCTGGATGACGTCGGTTCCGGCCACGTAATGCGATGCGGGGAAGATCGGCACGGAGTCGAGCTTCTCGATGACCTCGCCGGTGAGCGGGTGCAGAGAGTAGAGACCTTCGATCTCGTCGCCGAACAACTCGATGCGGATCGCGTGCTCTTCATAGACGGGGATGATCTCGATCGTGTCTCCGCGCACCCGGAAGTTCCCGCGGGAGAAGTCGACGTCGTTGCGGTTGTACTGCATCGCGATGAACTGGCGGATCAGTGCGTCTCGGTCGTAACGCTCACCCACCTGCAACGCGACCATCGCGCGAAGGTACTCCTCGGGAGCACCGAGGCCGTAGATGCAGGAAACAGTCGAGACGACGATGACGTCTCGACGGCTGAGCAGGGAGTTCGTCGTCGAGTGGCGCAGTCGCTCGACTTCGGCGTTGATCGAGGAGTCCTTCTCGATGAAGGTGTCGGTCTGGGGCACATACGCCTCAGGCTGGTAGTAGTCGTAGTACGAGACGAAGTACTCCACCGCGTTGTTGGGCATGAGCTCGCGGAACTCGTTCGCCAACTGCGCGGCGAGCGTCTTGTTGTGTGCCAGCACGAGAGTCGGACGCTGCACCTGTTCGACCAACCAGGCCGTGGTCGCCGATTTACCGGTACCCGTCGCACCGAGCAGAACGACGTCGGTCTCGCCCGCGTTGACTCTCGACGCCAGCTCGGCGATTGCCTGCGGCTGGTCGCCCGCGGGCGCGTACTCGCTGATGACCTCGAAAGGACGGACGCTGCGCGTGGGTTGCATACCTCAAGCGTATGCCGCCCCTCCGACATCGCGGCCGTTCAGCGTCAGCTCTCCCGGGCGCGGAGCCGATCCCAGAGCGCATCCGTCTGGGCATGGGTCTGGGAGAGTGTGCCCGCGGTGTCGATGACGACGTCGGCGATGCCGAGCCGCTGCTCGTCCGAGACCTGTGCGTCGATCCGTTCCTGCGCCGCCGTCTCGGTCATTCCCCGCAGCTCGACGAGGCGGCGGAGCCGCACGGCGGCCGGGGCGTGGGCGACGACGATGAGATCCCACGGGTCGTCGACGCGCGCCTCGACCAACAGGGGCACGTCATACACCACGACAGCCTGCGGATCGTCGCCGAACGCCTTCTCGAAGCGCCGCTGCGATTCGGCGCGCACGGCGGGATGAACGAGGGAATTCAGTTGGCGGAGCCGAGCATCGTCGCCGAACACGATGGCTCCCAGCGCGGCACGGTCCAGCGCCCCGTCAGACGCGAGGACAGTCGGACCGAAAGCTTCCGTGATGCGCTCCAACACCGGTGATCCCGGCGCCTGCACGTCGCGTACGATTTGGTCGGCGTCGATGACGACGGCACCGTGTTCCCGCAGGCGTCGAGCGATGGTCGACTTCCCGGACGCGATTCCACCGGTGAGCGCGATGAGGGGCATGCGGCCAGTCTAGAGTTCCCCTTCCCTCTCTCAGCGAGCCAGGAGCTGACGACGCGAGCTGATCACGCCGGTGTCGAAGCCGGCGAGATGCAGCCCCCCGTGGAATCGTGCGTGCTCGATCTTCAGGCAACGGTCCATGACGACCGACAGCCCGGCCCCCTCTGCGAGCACCGCAGCATCCTCATTCCACGAACCGAGCTGAAGCCACAGTGTCTGCGCCCCCACGTCGATGGCCTCCTGCGCGACTGCGGGGAGATCATCGTGTCGACGGAAGACGTCCACGATGTCGGGAACGACCGGGAGATCTGCCAACGAGGCGTAGACCGTCTGCCCGAGGATCTCCTTCTCCCGAGGGTTGACCAGGTAGACGTCGTAAGCCGTACTGGAAAGCAGGTACGTCGCCACGAAGAAGGATGCGCGAGCGGGATTGTTCGAGGCTCCGACGATCGCGACCGACTTCGCGCGGCGAAGCACGCCGAAACGCTCCTGCTGAGTGGGGCCGACCCAGGTGCGCCCCTGCGCGATGGTCGTCGCGGGCAGAGCGCAGGCCGCCGCCTCCGTCGCCACAGGGAGCGCGCATGCGTCTGCCCCGGAAGTCTCCTGCCCGCTCATCGGTTCGCTCCCGTCGCCGTCGTGAGTGCCTGATCGAGGTCCCAGATGATGTCGTCCGCGTCTTCGAGGCCGACCGAGATCCGGATCAGATCGGAACGCACGCCGGCCGCCGCGAGTTGCTGATCGGTGAGCTGGCGGTGGGTGGTGGAAGCAGGGTGGATGACGAGCGTGCGCGCATCGCC
This genomic window contains:
- the uvrA gene encoding excinuclease ABC subunit UvrA, producing the protein MPIVPVATLGKLSVRGARVHNLKNVDIDIPRDSLVVFTGLSGSGKSSLAFDTIFAEGQRRYVESLSAYARQFLGQVDRPDVDFIEGLSPAVSIDQKSTNRNPRSTVGTITEIYDYMRLLWARIGIPHCPECGEPIQRQTVQQIADQLMELPERTRYQIVAPIVSQKKGEFVDLFRELGAKGYSRAIVDGDLIQLAEPPTLKKSYKHDIAVVVDRLVASDDILGRVTDSVETALGLAGGVVQVNFVDGEGDDAWQTFSEKLACPNGHALTLTEIEPRTFSFNAPFGACPACSGLGTRMSVDVDLMLGDEDLSIREGVIIPWTTQGKGLFQYYERLLEGLSRDLDFSLDTPWRKLHSDVQNAILRGENYKVTVKWKNRYGREMRYASGFEGVVPYIERQYLQAESDTQRSRWGEYLREVPCPVCDGNRLKPEVLAVQVHGHSIAEVSHLSLADAREFMETLSLTDREAQIAAQVLREIRVRLDFLLQVGLNYLNLSRSAGSLSGGEAQRIRLATQIGSGLTGVLYVLDEPSIGLHQRDNRRLINTLIKLRDLGNTLIVVEHDEETIEAADWVVDIGPGAGVNGGKVVHSGPYSALLDDSDSMTGEYLSGRREIPLPTKRRKIDKKRMLSVVGARANNLRNVTADFPLGVLTAVTGVSGSGKSSLVNDILYQVLASRLNGARTVPGKHTRVTGLDNLDKVVHVDQAPIGRTPRSNPATYTGVFDRIRNLFSETPEAKVRGYLPGRFSFNVKGGRCEACSGDGTIKIEMNFLPDVYVDCEVCHGKRYNRDTLAVHYKGKNIAEVLEMPIEEAAEFFEPIQAIHRYMKTLVDVGLGYVRLGQSATTLSGGEAQRVKLATELQRRSNGRSIYVLDEPTTGLHFEDVRKLLEVLNGLVDKGNTVIVIEHNLDVIKSADWVIDLGPEGGSGGGEIIATGTPEQVARVEQSHTGLFLGEILGEGRAARKAS
- a CDS encoding MarR family winged helix-turn-helix transcriptional regulator; this encodes MTSDDLLRLENQLCFAVVTAARNVVAIYRPILEPLGLTHPQYLVMLALWERAPRTLHDLAADLAMEPATASPLVKRLEAEGLVARQRSSQDERRLDITLTAAGSALRDRAVDVPRQVMAAVGMDVSEITALRDGLGAFAGRQPNSR
- a CDS encoding TfoX/Sxy family protein, producing MDAAGEELADRVRALLTVGSDIEEKRMFGTKAFLDRGRILVCARNSGVLLVRVDEESGAALVTQPGVAPAAMGTQTMGTRWLDVSPEVLEDDDALMLWLDAAREAHAAADET
- the uvrB gene encoding excinuclease ABC subunit UvrB yields the protein MQPTRSVRPFEVISEYAPAGDQPQAIAELASRVNAGETDVVLLGATGTGKSATTAWLVEQVQRPTLVLAHNKTLAAQLANEFRELMPNNAVEYFVSYYDYYQPEAYVPQTDTFIEKDSSINAEVERLRHSTTNSLLSRRDVIVVSTVSCIYGLGAPEEYLRAMVALQVGERYDRDALIRQFIAMQYNRNDVDFSRGNFRVRGDTIEIIPVYEEHAIRIELFGDEIEGLYSLHPLTGEVIEKLDSVPIFPASHYVAGTDVIQRSIGTIEHELEERLAEFERQGKLLEAQRLRMRTTFDLEMLQQLGFCSGIENYSRHMDGRMPGEPPHTLLDFFPDDFLMVIDESHVTVPQIGAMYEGDASRKRTLVDHGFRLPSAMDNRPLRWDEFKNRVGQTVYLSATPGKYEMGIADGVVEQIIRPTGLVDPHIVVKPSKGQIDDLLEEIRVRVGKDERVLVTTLTKKMAEELTDFLGEHGVRVRYLHSDVDTLRRVELLTELRAGVYDVLVGINLLREGLDLPEVSLVAILDADKEGFLRSGTSLIQTIGRAARNVSGEVHMYADRVTDSMAKAIEETDRRREKQVAYNKEHGIDPQPLRKRIADITEILAREGADTADMLSGRGRATGKGKSPTPNLRRTGIAAEGAQQLEATIQDLSNQMLAAAAELKFELAGRLRDEVQDMKKELRAMERAGHA
- the coaE gene encoding dephospho-CoA kinase codes for the protein MPLIALTGGIASGKSTIARRLREHGAVVIDADQIVRDVQAPGSPVLERITEAFGPTVLASDGALDRAALGAIVFGDDARLRQLNSLVHPAVRAESQRRFEKAFGDDPQAVVVYDVPLLVEARVDDPWDLIVVAHAPAAVRLRRLVELRGMTETAAQERIDAQVSDEQRLGIADVVIDTAGTLSQTHAQTDALWDRLRARES
- a CDS encoding CoA-binding protein, translated to MSGQETSGADACALPVATEAAACALPATTIAQGRTWVGPTQQERFGVLRRAKSVAIVGASNNPARASFFVATYLLSSTAYDVYLVNPREKEILGQTVYASLADLPVVPDIVDVFRRHDDLPAVAQEAIDVGAQTLWLQLGSWNEDAAVLAEGAGLSVVMDRCLKIEHARFHGGLHLAGFDTGVISSRRQLLAR